Genomic window (Aurantimicrobium sp. INA4):
TTCACCATGTGCCATGTCGCGCAAAAATTGCGAGTTGACCATTCTTGAATTCAAGGTGATCTAACGGACGTGAGGCATGCCCGTGCAGTTATTTTCTCGCTCGAGAGTAACGAAAACTCGGCGTGCCCTCAGGCGGCTTCGCCGCCGTCAACTGGCCTCGGCAAGATTCTTACTCGTCACAATTTTGACTTTAGGAATCGTGGCCTCAGGCGCAAATACAGCTCAAGCTGTTGATGCAGTGACATTGAGTGTTTCTGCCACTAGTGTGGCCCCTGGTTCCACGGTTGATTTAACTGCATCCATGCCAGTTGTTTCGGCGGGCTCAACGACCCAGACCTTGACACAAACTATTGACCCAACAAAAGTCAAACTAACGAGCGTAAACGACATTACTTACCCTGCCGGATGGACTCTCTCGTTCTCCACTGATGGAACAACCTTTACGACAACAGCACCCACAACAACTAATGGCTGGGCTTCAGTCGTCGCTGTCAGAGCATCCGGTCCAATAAATTCAAATGGAGCGGATGGAAATGGCTACCAAATCGCAACCGGAACTGCTACTGGTTCTGCAGTAAGTCTGACCCCTGCGTCAATTCCCTCTTCTGGAGTCAGCGGCACGGATGGATACCAAGCATTCTTTGATGCAGGTCGCACACGTGTTTTCAATCTTTTTCACCACTCAGTTGGGGCCACTCTTGATTGCCACGTTATTGCAACTGGTTCAACATGTGTGGGATTTCCATTTAACTATGGTGGTTCAACTGAAGAGGCAGCACATGGTGTGGTTGTGGGGAACACGATTTGGGCAGCAAGCCTTTCCGGGTTCTATTGCATAGATATCTCTGCTGTTTTGGCCAACACAGGAAACACCGTTGGAGGAGGTTCGCCAGCTAGATGCTTTGGTGCAAGCGCGCTCGTCCCCGGAACCTCTAGCTTGCCCTTGGTTTACTTCACGGGAGCATCTCAACTTGGTCAAGCGGAGGAAACAAAACTTTATGCTCTCAGGACGAATGCTGTTTCGGGCGCACAGGTTTATTGCATTGATACTGCAACTCGCGCTCTTTGCTCGGTCCCAACTCTGGACACAATGATCAGCAAAGGCGCACAAGCTGATGGTGATGTTGAACTCATTGGGCAGAATTTGTACGTTTTTGTCTCAACCGACACGGGCCAAAACACTGTCAATTGCATCAATGTAGTATCTGGCAATCGCTGTGCTGGCTGGAATAGTAATTTTCTTGCTCAATCAAGCGGTGCCTATTGGAATCAAATGGGCAAATTTGCTCAGATTCCCAATGCTCAGGGAATTTTGAGAGGCATTTGCTACCTCCGCAATGAAACAAATATCACGTGGACTGATCAGCTATGGGCAGATCAACCTTGCTGGAACTTAGACGGTTCCACATTTACGCCGGGTTCCATTAATCTCCCGCGTCTTTCACCTGGAATTTTTCGAACCTACGGTAGCCCGGTTGTTTTGGGCTCGAGGCTATACATGAGCAACGGTAATACCGGAACTAATTTGGGTGAAATTTTATGTTACGACGCCGCAGCAAACAATGGCATGGGTGGCCGTTGCAACGGTGCGGCAAGTAACGCAGCATTCCTTCCACCCTCACTCGCGGAAAATTACACTGTCACCCCAGACCCACTTATTCAAGACTGCATTTGGGTTGCAAGACACACTGACCCGGTTCTCAAGACATTCAATATTTTGACTGGTCAAAGTGGCTGTTCTGCCCTTTCTCCCACAACAGCAACATTTGCAGGCAACGTCATTGTTCCTCGTATGTCATGTAGCAGTGGCTCACAACAGGTGCGGTCCTGGGTTTCATTCATGCTGAGTAGTGCAGGATCTGGATCATTCACTTCTGCAAAACTGACAATTAAGAATTCATCAAATACCGTCATCGCAGGCTGGGTGGATGTCCCACTTTCGCTCAATAGTCCCCTAGATTTGAGTTCATTGAGCACTGTAGATACAGGAACCACCCCAACATTTAGTGTTGCGTTTAACGGAATAACAGGTTCAATTACAACCGCAACGGCGGTCCTTAAAGCAGTGGGTGACGCACCAGAACTGTGTACCAGAGTCACAGCGGTGTATCCATGCCCAAGCGGTCTAGGCCCCATGTCTTCTTTACCAGACTTAGCTACAACTGTCGGAGCATTTGGAACTTCTGTGTTGGGCGGCGTGACGACGACGCTGACTTCTGCATCGCGGAACCTAACAGTGCAAGCACCGTCGTTAGGTTTTTGCACGACCTCAATTTCCGGCCGAGCAGGTGATGCTGGGGGAGGTACTTCAGGTACTGCCATACCGGGCGTGACGGTCACTTTGTTAGATTCCTCGGGAAACCCCATTCTCAGTAATGGAAGCCCTGTCACGACAACTACTGCAAGTGATGGCACTTACACTTTCGCCAACCTTTTACCTAACTCATACAGGGTGAGCTTCAACAGTCCTTCAGGAAAAACCCTTGTCAGCTCCACCACCTCATCCGGCGCTGCAGGAACTACCGTCGGTGCGAGCAGTAATCTGACTGCGATCTGTCCTGGTGGCGGAACCGGGACCACTCTTCAATCCAATTTCAGAACTATTTCGGGTTCTTCTGTTCTAGATAGAACTACTCCTACAAACCTTGTTCAAAACGGTGACTTCACAACGGCGAATACACCTGGGGATCACATGTATTTGTTTGGAACAGTTGGCGGGACAAGAACAGTCAACGGTGTGACCGCTCCAATTGGAACTATTCCGAACTGGACTATTACTGGTGGTGGAACAGATACTTACGCTTTTTGGTCGAAGAATCTTGATTATGCCCCCATTGCGAGTATTAGAACGACTACATCTGCAGGCAATAACCAAAATCTTGTGTACTTCGGCAATGAAGCCGGAGCATCGGTAACTCCTGCGGTTACTTACAACGCAGATGGCTGGTCTGCAGGAACGCACACCCTCACAACCTCCGGGCCAGCGTATGGAACAGGTTCCAATCCTCCTCAGCTAAGCCAAACAATCTCAACTGTTGCAGGAAAGACTTATCGCCTCCAGTTCTTGCAGGCATATGAAAACTATGGAAGTTTGGCTGGTATCGCTGCTTTGGATATTTCCGGATACTCCCGCAGCTATTTCAAGGTCCTTAAAGCTGTCACACGAAACACCATTGAGTTTGTTGCGACTTCATCATCAACAACCATTTCCTTCTTGAGCTGGGGGCACCTCCCTTCAGCTACCGAGCTAGCTCTTGATGATGTCATTGTCAACGAATGTGCGCCAGCACCATCGACTTTAAACTCACCGCTCGCGGCCACCGTCGTTGGTACGAATGCTGTCGTGAATGCGTTGTACTCGCTTCCAGCTGCTGCTGGTTCTGACCTTTCTTCTGGCGCCTGGGACTCCAATCAGACGATCAGCCCCTTAACTAATGACAATGCGTCATCGGGAGCAACACTGACTGCCTCCAGTGTGAAGGTGTGCACAACATCGACATCGACAGGGTCGTGCACGGGAACGACGTTGACCGTTCCAGGTGAAGGAACATATACGGCGAACGCCAACGGCACCGTCACCTTTGATCCGCTGCCTACGTTCTCGGGAACTGCAACCCCGGTTAAGTACGTCGTTTCTGATTCTGCATCGAATGTAGTTTCGTCAACGATTACTGCGTCTGTTTCCGCTCCTGCTCCTTCGTCAGCTTCGGCGGATTCGACCTCGGGGTTGAAGGGTGCAACTCAGACAGTCACCCCCCAGTCGAATGACACACCTGGTGCCGGTATTACGTTTGTGAATTCGTCGGTGAAGTTGTGCGCGGTGGGGATTTTGCCACCGAACTGTTCGGCTACGTCACTCACGAATGCTGCTGGTACGTATTCGGTGAACGCCACGACGGGCGTAATCACCTTCACACCTGATGCATCGTTTAGTGGTGTTGCTCCTGCGTTGACGTATCAGGTCTCGGATACGTCGGGTCAGACGGTGTCGTCGACCTATACGGCTACGGTGACCGGTGTCCCCACCACAGATAATGAATCCACCAGTGGTGCCTGGAACCAGCCACAGTCGGTGAGTTTGATTACCGGCGATGTTGCCGGTTATGGCACAACATTGACTTCTTCAAGTGTGAAGTTGTGTGGCCCAAGTGATACTGCACCGAACTGTTCCCAGACGTCGTTGACGGTTGCTGGTGTGGGAACGTATGTGGTGGATTCGACAGGTTCGGTTACGTTCACACCGCTTGCTTCCTTTACGGGCACTGCTGCTGCGGTGACGTATTCGGTGACGGATTCGTTGAACCAGAAAGCTACGGGAACGTATACGGCGGCGGTGACACCTCCTGCAGCTCCTGCTGCGTCTTCGGAGCAGAAGGCCGTGTTGCCTGGAGGTACGGTCTCTTTCACAGCGACGGTGTCAGGATCTTCTCCTCTGGCAACGGGTACTCAGCTGAAGACGGGCGCTTCTGGTGGTCCACAGTTTGTGTGTCCCGTTACTGGTGCCTCGTCCTGCTCTGCCACCTCGGTGGTTGTCACGGGTGAGGGCACGTGGACAATGAACCAAACCACAGGCGTTGCCACATTTATTGCCAGCAATTCGGCAACACCTGGCACGCTCACTGCGGTGACGTATCGGGTTACGGATGTGACAGGGCAGACAGCAATAGCAACGTTGACTCCTATTGTTCCTCCGGCACCAACTGCTGCTGCTGACGCTTCACGTGGTGCTGTGGATGCAACACAGTTCGTTGCCGTGTTGGGTAATGACGCTCCTGGTGCTGCTGTTGCCGGCCTCGTTGGTTCCACGGTGAAATTGTGTGATGTGAACCAGAGCGCTCCTAGCTGCACTCTCACGTCAAAGACGGTTGCAGGTGAGGGAACCTATACCGTTCTCGCGAATGGCGTGGTGAAGTTTGTTCCTGTTTCGGGCTATCACGGCACTGCTACGACCGTGAACTATCAAGTCCAAGATGCTCTTGGTCAAACAGCGAACTCCACTCTTCAAGTTGTTGTTGTTCCACCACCGTTCCCCCTGGCAACAATCGATACTGGCTCTGCTGCATATGGACAAACGGTCACGTTGAAGCCTCTTCTCAACGATGCGCCTGGAGTTGTTCCTTCCGGAGAAACAGCTCCTGCACCCAACATTGTTGCTGCTTCGTTGAGGTTGTGTGGTGCTGGTCAAAGTGCGCCTACGTGTTCTGCAACGAGCGTCACCACCGCGGATGGAACTTATGTTCTCAACGCCTCTACCGGTGAGGTGGTGTTCACTCCAGCCACTGGTTTCAGTGGCACGGTGACCTCTCCTGTGACCTATCAGGTCAGTAATGACTGGACGGGACTGTCGGGCCCTGGCACAGCTACTTCAGTGTTACTGCCGACAATCGCACCTCCTGGCTCACCTGTTGCGGTCGCCGATACGCGAGAGACTTCACCGATGACGCCGGTCACACTCTCTCCTGTTACTAATGATGTGAATGGAACAGGAACGCTTGTTCCCGCCAGCCTCAGGCTGTGTTCTTCAAGTGAGATTGCACCTGCTTGCACACAAACCACAGTGACAGTCAACGAAGGTGTGTTCACGGTGAATACGTCCACCGGTGACGTGACGTTCACTCCTAATAGTTCGTTCGACGCAACTCATCCCGCGCAGGTCGCCTATGCAATCCAGGACTCGTTGAACTTGTGGACCCATGCCACCATCACGATTACTGATCCTCCTCTTGCGCCGTTGTCACAAGTTGCAAACCTTGCACAAACAGGCATGAACTTCTTTGGAGGGCCCGGACCATTTAGCGTTCTGGTTTCCCTCGTAGCTGGAGTTACTCTCGTTGCGTATGCAAAGTATTCACGACTCAAGCCTGGAACTCACATGCTCAAGATTGAATACTCTGACTCATATGTCAAACTCATGGACACCTTGGCGGGAACTGCTGTTCCTGCCACAAGAGAACCCGACGTTTACGAGGACAAGGACGTTCCACAAACCTATCGATACGTTGACGGCAGACCAGACTGATTTGCGATAAGTGCTCTCCATAGACAATGAGGGGTTTTCCCACATTTGTCCTTGCATTTACCCAGAATCACGCTGATTCTTGTTAAATCTGTATCTAAACGAAAGCACGTCATGCCTTCCATGAACTCAATCAGAGTTGCTGTTGTTGAGGATCAGCAGCTTTTTCGGGAGTTGCTGACCACTTATCTTGATTCGGTTGATGACATCGAGGTTGTTGTTTCTGCAGGCACGGTTGAAGCCGCTCGCGCCATGATTCACGAGAACGAGGTTGATGTCGCCATATTGGACATTGATCTACCGGACGGAAATGGAATTGGACTTGGAGTTAGCCTCCGAAGAGACCAACCACACATCGGCATTCTTCTTTTGTCGGAGAAAGACCTTTTGGAGTTGGTAAGGACTTTGCCGAAAGATACCCAACGCGGATGGAGCTATCTAGCTAAGTCCTCCTCGACCGATTTGGAAGTTTTGACTTCAACGATAAGGTCAACTGCACGTGGCTACTCGGTCATCGATCCCAAACTTGCATTACGGGTTGATGCCCGGGAAGGAACAGGAGTTGCGGCACTTTCAGCTCGCCAATTCGAGGTGTTGCGTTTGCTGGCGACAGGTAAATCAACAGAAGCGATTGCTGCCGAGATGGAGTTGGCTCCCAATTCAGTGGTGAATATGTTGACAGCTATTTACAGCACTTTGAAGGTACCTGAGGACGCTAACCCACGCGTCTACGCGGTTCTTCAATTCCTGTCTGATACGGCACGAGAAATCAACTAGTGCAGTGATAAAGAAGTGGTTCGCGCTACTCACCCAGCGTGTCATGGGGGATAAAGCGTATTCGCTTCCAACTTTCTTGGTTGTTGTAGTTCCAGCGACGCTGTTAGCTGTTATTGCGGATCCTGCTGCGACCGGCAGTAATTTTTTTGCCTGGGCCGCAGTTGTTGTCTCCGCTTCTGTAATTGCTGGCGTTTTTTTCATTCTTTATGGTCGAGTGGTTTTTTCTACAGTTCCACGGCGTTACAGACTCGCAACCGGGCTTTTCGGATATGCGCTTATTGGCGCACTACGTGGTGGCCTCATTGGCTTATTGAGCCAGTGGAGTGGAGTTTTAGAGTCAATTAATTGGCAATTTAGACTCGGCGGAGGAGCACTCGTTGGCCTCGTGCTACTGCCAGTCGCAGCAGCATTCGTCAACGACTACTTCGCATTCCAAGCTTCACTGAGAGAGTTAATGTCAAGTAGAAAACGGCTCTCAGAACTTACAGCTAATGCCCAGTCAGAGTTAGATTCTGAACGTGCATTGATGCTAGAAAGCATCAACTCAAAGCTAACTGCCGCAGTTGATGAAATCTCAGTTCAAGCCAGCCCGGGTCAATCTGTTGAGTCCTATCGCACTGTAGTAAAGAACTTATTGGGCGTTGCAGAAACAGTGGTACGTCCTTTGAGTCGACAACTTCTTTCCGGTGCACAAATCCCCAGCACATCGACCGCCGATAAAGGTCTGGGAACAGGAACCGTACAAGATCTAGTGAGAGCTTCAACACTTGCTCAGCCATTTCGGCCCCTTCCAATTACCCTGATTTGGGCAGCAATCGGGGCATCAACTATGTCTGCGCTGAAACCAGGTTTTCCAGAAATTTTGGCTTATCCACTTTTTGTTTCTTTGACAGGGCTGTTTTTGTGGCTGGGTAAGAAGTTCCTCGTACCTCACTTGCCAAGGGTCTTATTCACAACCCGTCTTGTCATTATTTTCTGTTGGTTTGTTATTGTCTCCTTCGTTCCCGCGTATCTCAGTTGGCTACCCTTGGCGCAAACTCA
Coding sequences:
- a CDS encoding response regulator transcription factor — encoded protein: MNSIRVAVVEDQQLFRELLTTYLDSVDDIEVVVSAGTVEAARAMIHENEVDVAILDIDLPDGNGIGLGVSLRRDQPHIGILLLSEKDLLELVRTLPKDTQRGWSYLAKSSSTDLEVLTSTIRSTARGYSVIDPKLALRVDAREGTGVAALSARQFEVLRLLATGKSTEAIAAEMELAPNSVVNMLTAIYSTLKVPEDANPRVYAVLQFLSDTAREIN
- a CDS encoding SdrD B-like domain-containing protein, giving the protein MASGANTAQAVDAVTLSVSATSVAPGSTVDLTASMPVVSAGSTTQTLTQTIDPTKVKLTSVNDITYPAGWTLSFSTDGTTFTTTAPTTTNGWASVVAVRASGPINSNGADGNGYQIATGTATGSAVSLTPASIPSSGVSGTDGYQAFFDAGRTRVFNLFHHSVGATLDCHVIATGSTCVGFPFNYGGSTEEAAHGVVVGNTIWAASLSGFYCIDISAVLANTGNTVGGGSPARCFGASALVPGTSSLPLVYFTGASQLGQAEETKLYALRTNAVSGAQVYCIDTATRALCSVPTLDTMISKGAQADGDVELIGQNLYVFVSTDTGQNTVNCINVVSGNRCAGWNSNFLAQSSGAYWNQMGKFAQIPNAQGILRGICYLRNETNITWTDQLWADQPCWNLDGSTFTPGSINLPRLSPGIFRTYGSPVVLGSRLYMSNGNTGTNLGEILCYDAAANNGMGGRCNGAASNAAFLPPSLAENYTVTPDPLIQDCIWVARHTDPVLKTFNILTGQSGCSALSPTTATFAGNVIVPRMSCSSGSQQVRSWVSFMLSSAGSGSFTSAKLTIKNSSNTVIAGWVDVPLSLNSPLDLSSLSTVDTGTTPTFSVAFNGITGSITTATAVLKAVGDAPELCTRVTAVYPCPSGLGPMSSLPDLATTVGAFGTSVLGGVTTTLTSASRNLTVQAPSLGFCTTSISGRAGDAGGGTSGTAIPGVTVTLLDSSGNPILSNGSPVTTTTASDGTYTFANLLPNSYRVSFNSPSGKTLVSSTTSSGAAGTTVGASSNLTAICPGGGTGTTLQSNFRTISGSSVLDRTTPTNLVQNGDFTTANTPGDHMYLFGTVGGTRTVNGVTAPIGTIPNWTITGGGTDTYAFWSKNLDYAPIASIRTTTSAGNNQNLVYFGNEAGASVTPAVTYNADGWSAGTHTLTTSGPAYGTGSNPPQLSQTISTVAGKTYRLQFLQAYENYGSLAGIAALDISGYSRSYFKVLKAVTRNTIEFVATSSSTTISFLSWGHLPSATELALDDVIVNECAPAPSTLNSPLAATVVGTNAVVNALYSLPAAAGSDLSSGAWDSNQTISPLTNDNASSGATLTASSVKVCTTSTSTGSCTGTTLTVPGEGTYTANANGTVTFDPLPTFSGTATPVKYVVSDSASNVVSSTITASVSAPAPSSASADSTSGLKGATQTVTPQSNDTPGAGITFVNSSVKLCAVGILPPNCSATSLTNAAGTYSVNATTGVITFTPDASFSGVAPALTYQVSDTSGQTVSSTYTATVTGVPTTDNESTSGAWNQPQSVSLITGDVAGYGTTLTSSSVKLCGPSDTAPNCSQTSLTVAGVGTYVVDSTGSVTFTPLASFTGTAAAVTYSVTDSLNQKATGTYTAAVTPPAAPAASSEQKAVLPGGTVSFTATVSGSSPLATGTQLKTGASGGPQFVCPVTGASSCSATSVVVTGEGTWTMNQTTGVATFIASNSATPGTLTAVTYRVTDVTGQTAIATLTPIVPPAPTAAADASRGAVDATQFVAVLGNDAPGAAVAGLVGSTVKLCDVNQSAPSCTLTSKTVAGEGTYTVLANGVVKFVPVSGYHGTATTVNYQVQDALGQTANSTLQVVVVPPPFPLATIDTGSAAYGQTVTLKPLLNDAPGVVPSGETAPAPNIVAASLRLCGAGQSAPTCSATSVTTADGTYVLNASTGEVVFTPATGFSGTVTSPVTYQVSNDWTGLSGPGTATSVLLPTIAPPGSPVAVADTRETSPMTPVTLSPVTNDVNGTGTLVPASLRLCSSSEIAPACTQTTVTVNEGVFTVNTSTGDVTFTPNSSFDATHPAQVAYAIQDSLNLWTHATITITDPPLAPLSQVANLAQTGMNFFGGPGPFSVLVSLVAGVTLVAYAKYSRLKPGTHMLKIEYSDSYVKLMDTLAGTAVPATREPDVYEDKDVPQTYRYVDGRPD